A region from the Palaemon carinicauda isolate YSFRI2023 chromosome 9, ASM3689809v2, whole genome shotgun sequence genome encodes:
- the LOC137646617 gene encoding octapeptide-repeat protein T2-like, whose amino-acid sequence MERRRERQREREMGKERERKRQREGEKERERRERQREREMGKERERKRQREREMGKERERKRQREREGEGRGRRGKGGKDRGRGRWERRGKGKGRGRGRGRGGGEGEGKEGKTEGEGRWERRGKGKGEGKKKTEGEGGGEGGGGGEGKTEGEGDGKGEGKEKAEGGGEEGKWRGRGREGGEREGKEGGKTEGEGDGKGEGKEKAEGEGGGGKGEREMERKRQGGKGDGKGEGKEMEKGEGGGRGGEMEREGEGRGRKRGKGGWKDRGRGRGRWERRGKGKDRGRGKWERRGKGKGKDRGRGGGGGGGGGGGEGEGETKGQGNCNCKRSEAPVYKHFPFLCP is encoded by the coding sequence ATGGAGAGAAGGAGGGAAAGACAGAGGGAGAGGGAGATGGGAAAGGAGAGGGAAAGGAAAAGGCagagggagggggagaaggagagggaaagAAGGGAAAGACAGAGGGAGAGGGAGATGGGAAAGGAGAGGGAAAGGAAAAGGCAGAGGGAGAGGGAGATGGGAAAGGAGAGGGAAAGGAAAAggcagagggagagggagggggaggggagggggaggagagggaaaGGAGGGAAAGACAGAGGGAGAGGGAGATGGGAAAGGAGAGGGAAAGGAAAAggcagagggagagggagggggaggggagggggagaaggagagggaaagGAGGGAAAGACAGAGGGAGAGGGGAGATGGgaaaggagagggaaagggaaaggagagggaaagaaaaagacagagggagagggagggggagagggagggggagggggagagggaaagACAGAGGGAGAGGGAGATGGGAAAGGAGAGGGAAAGGAAAAGgcagagggagggggagaggaagggaaatggagagggagggggagggaagggggagaaagagagggaaaggagggaggaaagacAGAGGGAGAGGGAGATGGGAAAGGTGAGGGAAAGGAAAAggcagagggagagggagggggagggaagggggagagggagatgGAAAGGAAAAGACAGGGGGGAAAGGGAGATGGGAAAGGAgagggaaaggaaatggaaaagggagagggaggggggaggggaggggaaatggagagggagggggaggggagggggagaaagagagggaaaggAGGGTGGAAAgatagagggagagggagagggagatggGAAAGGAGAGGGAAAGGAAAAGACAGAGGGAGAGGGAAATGGGAAAGGAgagggaaaggaaaaggaaaagacagagggaggggagggggagggggagggggagggggagggggagagggagagggggagacgAAAGGTCAGGGGAATTGCAATTGTAAGCGCTCCGAGGCCCCTGTTTATAAACACTTCCCCTTCCTGTGTCCTTAA